The following are encoded together in the Candidatus Omnitrophota bacterium genome:
- the serA gene encoding phosphoglycerate dehydrogenase, whose protein sequence is MKILISDKLADEGVNILKDVKEFQVDCKYGIKPDELKAIIKDYDALIIRSGTTVTADIISAADKLKFIGRAGVGVDNIDLVAATKKGIVAMNTPGGNTTSTAEHAMSLILSLSRNIPQAYASMKSGKWERNKFNGVELYGKTLGIVGLGRIGSTVSRMAKGFGMKIIAYDPFISMEVAKKMEIEVVELNDLIKRADYITIHTPKSTETKHLISDAQFAMMKKGVRIINCARGGIVDEAALARALEAGKIAGCALDVYEKEPPDPNLPLFKFDNCVVTPHLGASTSEAQVNVAVEIAETVRDALLGKGIVNAANFPSVDAQSYKVLEPYINLAQRMGKFAGQLINGRINEVKVTYAGEMTKYKNAPVTMSLVYGLLWPILEETVNFVNAIDVARERAIKVEETQSHSEEEFVNLIKMEVVTDKETFSLWGTLSGNMQPRIVKVNNIYVEATPNGYMLFINNSDRPGIVGAVGTILAQDSINIASITFGREKQGGLVISVVNVDSEVSEKVLDKLRKTKDILFVKLIKV, encoded by the coding sequence ATGAAAATCCTTATTAGCGATAAGCTAGCCGATGAAGGCGTTAATATTCTAAAAGATGTCAAAGAATTCCAGGTTGACTGCAAATACGGGATCAAGCCCGACGAGCTTAAAGCGATCATCAAAGATTATGACGCGCTGATCATCCGAAGCGGAACGACTGTAACGGCGGATATCATCAGCGCGGCCGATAAATTGAAATTTATCGGCCGCGCCGGTGTCGGCGTGGACAATATCGATTTGGTGGCCGCCACCAAAAAAGGCATTGTGGCGATGAATACGCCCGGCGGAAATACGACATCAACCGCCGAGCATGCGATGAGCTTGATCTTATCATTATCCCGCAATATCCCTCAAGCATATGCGTCGATGAAAAGCGGGAAATGGGAACGCAATAAGTTCAACGGTGTTGAGCTTTACGGAAAAACATTAGGGATCGTCGGTTTGGGGCGCATCGGCTCAACAGTTTCACGTATGGCCAAAGGATTCGGGATGAAGATCATTGCGTATGATCCTTTTATCTCCATGGAAGTTGCCAAAAAAATGGAGATCGAAGTTGTGGAATTAAACGATTTGATCAAGCGAGCCGATTATATTACGATCCATACACCCAAAAGCACGGAAACAAAACATCTTATTTCCGATGCGCAATTTGCCATGATGAAAAAAGGCGTGCGCATTATCAATTGTGCCCGCGGCGGTATTGTGGACGAAGCGGCTTTGGCGCGCGCGTTAGAAGCGGGCAAGATCGCCGGCTGTGCTTTGGACGTTTATGAAAAAGAACCGCCCGACCCCAATTTGCCGTTATTTAAATTTGACAATTGTGTTGTGACGCCGCATTTAGGCGCATCAACATCCGAAGCTCAGGTCAATGTGGCCGTAGAGATCGCCGAAACCGTTCGGGATGCTTTATTAGGCAAGGGAATTGTCAATGCCGCGAATTTTCCGTCAGTTGACGCGCAATCCTATAAAGTTTTAGAGCCGTATATTAATCTGGCACAGCGTATGGGAAAGTTTGCCGGCCAGCTTATTAACGGGCGCATCAATGAAGTCAAAGTTACTTATGCCGGAGAAATGACAAAATATAAAAATGCTCCGGTCACGATGTCTTTGGTTTATGGGCTTTTGTGGCCGATCTTAGAGGAGACGGTTAATTTTGTGAACGCCATTGATGTGGCTCGCGAACGTGCTATTAAAGTCGAAGAAACTCAATCTCACAGCGAAGAAGAATTCGTTAATCTGATCAAAATGGAAGTGGTGACCGATAAAGAAACATTCAGCCTTTGGGGAACTTTATCTGGCAATATGCAACCGCGCATTGTTAAGGTGAATAATATTTACGTTGAGGCGACTCCCAACGGGTATATGCTTTTTATTAATAATAGTGACCGTCCCGGCATCGTCGGTGCCGTTGGAACGATCCTGGCCCAAGACAGCATTAATATTGCCAGCATTACTTTTGGCCGGGAAAAACAAGGCGGGTTGGTCATTAGCGTTGTCAATGTGGACAGCGAAGTTTCCGAAAAAGTTTTAGATAAGCTGCGCAAAACAAAAGATATTTTGTTTGTTAAGCTGATCAAAGTTTAA
- a CDS encoding adenylosuccinate synthase produces MNIVVVGAQWGDEGKGKLIDILSRDKDITVRYQGGNNAGHTVIVGKEQYVFHLLPSAILRDEKVCVIGNGVVIDPKALLEETEGLVKRGVKINKTKFKISGHAHVVMPYHRILDGLRESLRKNKIGTTGRGIGPCYADKVARCGIRMVDLLNPVILKAKLEDNLTEKNEIFKRVFGRSDFRFKEIYDEYLDYGKKLKEYICDAALFVNREIDKGKTVLFEGAQGTFLDIDFGTYPFVTSSNSTSGGVCSGSGVAPTKIGKIIAVVKAYTTRVGEGPFPTELSEGLESDIRARGKEFGATTGRPRRCGWFDSVLVRYAVAINGFSELAIMKLDVLDHLKKIKICTGYRYKGKIHRDFPLDFEVLSKAKPVYEEVDGWQTPVTNIRSYSKLPLNARRYLERLEDLLGVKIKCISVGSKRDEIINR; encoded by the coding sequence ATGAATATTGTGGTCGTTGGTGCTCAGTGGGGCGATGAAGGCAAGGGCAAACTTATCGATATCTTGTCGCGTGATAAAGATATTACCGTGCGTTATCAAGGCGGCAATAATGCCGGGCATACGGTTATCGTCGGAAAAGAACAGTATGTTTTTCATCTTTTACCGTCGGCAATTTTGCGCGATGAAAAAGTGTGCGTGATCGGAAACGGTGTTGTCATTGATCCTAAAGCCTTATTAGAGGAAACAGAAGGACTGGTTAAGCGCGGTGTCAAGATCAACAAAACAAAATTTAAGATCTCTGGCCACGCGCATGTGGTGATGCCGTATCATCGCATTCTAGATGGGCTTCGTGAGTCACTGCGCAAAAATAAAATAGGAACAACTGGCCGCGGCATCGGGCCTTGTTATGCCGATAAGGTTGCGCGTTGCGGTATTCGCATGGTTGATCTTTTAAATCCAGTTATTTTAAAAGCAAAATTAGAAGATAATTTGACCGAGAAAAATGAGATCTTTAAGCGGGTTTTCGGCCGTTCTGATTTTCGATTCAAAGAAATTTATGATGAATATCTCGATTATGGAAAAAAGCTTAAAGAATATATCTGTGACGCAGCTTTGTTTGTAAATCGGGAGATCGACAAAGGAAAAACCGTTCTTTTCGAAGGAGCTCAGGGAACCTTTCTGGATATCGATTTTGGAACGTATCCTTTTGTGACTTCATCCAATTCAACGAGCGGGGGTGTTTGTTCCGGAAGCGGTGTCGCGCCGACTAAGATCGGCAAGATCATTGCTGTCGTAAAGGCCTACACAACGCGCGTTGGTGAAGGGCCGTTTCCGACGGAGTTGTCCGAAGGTTTGGAGTCGGATATTCGAGCGCGCGGAAAAGAATTTGGGGCGACAACAGGGCGTCCAAGGCGTTGCGGATGGTTTGACAGCGTTTTAGTAAGATATGCGGTGGCCATTAACGGATTTTCAGAGTTAGCCATTATGAAGCTGGATGTCTTGGACCATCTTAAGAAAATCAAGATCTGTACCGGTTATCGATATAAGGGAAAGATCCACCGGGATTTTCCTCTTGATTTTGAAGTTTTAAGCAAAGCTAAACCGGTTTATGAAGAAGTTGATGGCTGGCAAACTCCGGTTACCAATATTCGAAGTTACAGCAAGCTTCCCTTAAATGCCAGGCGTTATTTAGAACGGCTTGAGGACCTTTTGGGCGTTAAAATTAAGTGTATTTCGGTTGGGTCAAAGCGAGATGAGATCATTAATCGGTAA
- a CDS encoding OmpA family protein, giving the protein MFKFKGIISILAVAILVGSMLAGCTVIVQKGRRTDVEKISQLKNELSELERAKAELEDRLRKEIADKQVSVDMMERGLVITFVAEVLFDSGKAKLKPESLAALEKVSDVLKTTVRDLKVGVEGHTDNIPIKYSGWKSNWELSAARAMSVLHFLADSQGIEPMRLSATGFGEYHPVASNDTVEGRQKNRRVEIVILPNATKKSADENSSNENLK; this is encoded by the coding sequence ATGTTTAAGTTTAAAGGAATTATTTCGATACTAGCGGTTGCCATTTTGGTGGGTTCAATGTTGGCGGGGTGTACGGTCATTGTTCAAAAAGGACGCCGTACGGATGTTGAAAAGATCTCACAGTTAAAAAATGAATTAAGTGAATTAGAAAGAGCAAAAGCCGAGCTGGAAGATAGGCTCAGAAAAGAAATCGCCGATAAACAAGTGTCGGTCGATATGATGGAGCGAGGCTTGGTCATCACATTTGTGGCAGAAGTTTTGTTTGATTCCGGAAAAGCAAAATTAAAACCGGAATCATTAGCGGCACTAGAGAAGGTTTCGGATGTTTTGAAAACGACTGTCCGCGATCTTAAAGTCGGTGTCGAAGGGCATACGGACAATATTCCGATCAAATACTCAGGTTGGAAATCAAACTGGGAATTATCGGCAGCGCGCGCGATGAGCGTTCTTCACTTTTTAGCGGATAGCCAAGGTATTGAGCCTATGCGGCTTTCAGCGACGGGATTTGGTGAATATCACCCCGTAGCTTCTAATGATACTGTTGAAGGACGGCAAAAAAATCGCCGTGTAGAAATTGTGATTTTGCCGAACGCAACAAAAAAGTCGGCTGATGAAAATTCTTCAAACGAGAACTTAAAATAA
- a CDS encoding DUF4912 domain-containing protein, with protein MATKKTVVSKKVKAADRVVRKKVVAKIVEKKLLKLKKVSVGLVDRKPARLRAKIASLNSSQQKVSGTKFYTGVGLKTETVPQFSTELPQKYYEDKIVVQVRDPWWLHSYWEVQDSTVNDIRRRFGNDFHGARLVLRVYDISYIIFNGTNAHRFFDIDVNLESGSWYVDIAEPGRSWCIDIGFLLKNGTFIMIARSNVVTTPLDGPSWVMDEEWMIPDEMFARLYGLGFGFGPNSPTGKGWLERLKLPMGSPGLFSISSPRRFKTEGKKPFWLVVNTELIVYGATEPDARVTVCGKDLKLNPDGTFSLRFALPDGKQTIPVEAWSNDGTDHRCITPIVSKETR; from the coding sequence ATGGCCACAAAAAAGACGGTGGTTAGTAAAAAGGTAAAAGCGGCTGACAGGGTAGTCAGAAAAAAAGTTGTAGCAAAGATTGTTGAGAAAAAGCTGCTTAAGTTAAAGAAGGTTTCAGTGGGTTTGGTTGACCGTAAGCCGGCTCGCCTCAGGGCAAAGATCGCTTCGCTTAATTCATCGCAACAAAAAGTTTCCGGAACAAAGTTTTACACCGGTGTTGGCCTCAAGACAGAAACAGTTCCGCAATTTTCTACCGAACTACCTCAAAAATACTACGAAGACAAAATCGTTGTTCAGGTGCGTGACCCCTGGTGGTTGCATAGCTATTGGGAAGTGCAAGATTCGACCGTCAATGATATCCGTCGCCGCTTTGGCAATGATTTTCATGGAGCGCGGTTAGTTCTAAGAGTCTATGACATTAGCTACATTATTTTTAACGGAACTAATGCGCACCGTTTCTTTGACATTGATGTTAATTTAGAATCCGGAAGCTGGTACGTTGACATCGCGGAGCCAGGACGTTCTTGGTGCATTGATATTGGTTTTCTGCTTAAAAACGGCACATTTATCATGATCGCCCGATCAAATGTTGTCACGACTCCTCTAGACGGCCCGTCTTGGGTCATGGATGAAGAATGGATGATCCCCGATGAGATGTTCGCCCGGCTTTATGGTCTAGGATTTGGGTTCGGTCCGAATTCTCCTACCGGAAAAGGTTGGCTGGAACGCTTAAAGCTTCCTATGGGTTCTCCGGGATTATTTTCAATCAGCAGTCCTCGCCGATTTAAAACAGAAGGGAAAAAGCCGTTTTGGCTTGTTGTTAATACAGAGCTTATCGTGTATGGAGCGACTGAGCCGGACGCGCGCGTTACTGTCTGCGGGAAAGATTTAAAGCTTAACCCAGATGGAACATTTTCTCTTCGTTTTGCATTGCCTGACGGGAAACAGACAATCCCCGTTGAAGCCTGGTCTAATGACGGCACAGACCACCGTTGTATTACTCCCATCGTTTCAAAAGAGACCCGTTAA
- a CDS encoding 1,4-alpha-glucan branching protein domain-containing protein has product MEKGYFSLVLHGHLPYVRHPEHENFLEESWFYEAITETYVPLILIFEKLIADKVKFRLTMTLSPTLLSMFCDSLLQERYLKHIGKLIELAHKEVERTRWQPEFHDLANMYLHDFIESRDTFLRYGKNLAMAFKSFQDQGRLEIITCGATHGFLPLMDTCPESVRAQVRVAADHYKSILGRAPQGIWLPECAYQPGQDVILKENGIKYFLSDAHGILHGTPRPKYGNFAPVYCKSGVACFARDLESSKQVWSSIEGYPGDYLYRDFYRDVGFDLEFEYIKPYIHPDGIRINTGIKYHRITGPTNEKQVYLRKAALDKAADHAGNFLFNRQKQVEYLYDLLGKKPILVSPYDAELYGHWWFEGPQWLDFLIRKIHFDQDTLRMVTPSEYLAENPRNQVVTPSMSSWGYKGYSEVWLQGTNDWIYRHLHKASQRMTELAKTYSKNGTDDLTKRALNQALRELLLAQSSDWAFIMATGTHVEYAVKRTKEHLLRFTNIYESVKAHRVDPMWLSDIEYKDNIFPEIDYRVHQ; this is encoded by the coding sequence ATGGAAAAAGGGTATTTCAGCTTAGTTTTGCATGGGCATTTGCCTTATGTTCGGCATCCAGAACACGAAAACTTTTTGGAAGAAAGTTGGTTTTACGAAGCGATCACGGAAACGTATGTTCCGCTGATCTTGATCTTTGAAAAATTGATCGCAGATAAAGTTAAATTTCGTTTAACTATGACGTTAAGCCCAACGCTTTTGTCGATGTTCTGCGACTCTTTGTTGCAAGAGCGGTATCTTAAGCATATCGGAAAATTGATCGAGCTTGCCCACAAGGAAGTTGAGCGTACGCGTTGGCAGCCGGAATTCCACGATCTCGCTAATATGTATTTGCATGACTTTATCGAGTCGCGCGATACGTTTTTGCGTTACGGAAAAAATCTAGCGATGGCGTTTAAGAGTTTTCAGGATCAAGGGCGTCTGGAGATCATTACCTGCGGAGCGACACACGGATTTTTGCCCTTGATGGATACGTGTCCTGAATCTGTGCGCGCGCAAGTTCGAGTAGCGGCAGACCATTATAAAAGTATTTTAGGGCGCGCGCCCCAGGGGATATGGCTTCCGGAATGTGCTTATCAACCCGGCCAAGATGTTATTTTAAAGGAAAATGGGATCAAGTACTTTTTATCCGATGCGCATGGGATCTTACATGGAACACCTCGTCCCAAATACGGAAATTTTGCTCCCGTTTATTGCAAGTCTGGCGTCGCGTGCTTCGCGCGTGATCTGGAATCTTCCAAACAAGTTTGGTCTTCCATTGAAGGTTATCCGGGAGATTATTTGTACCGGGATTTTTACCGCGATGTTGGATTTGACCTAGAATTTGAATATATCAAGCCCTATATCCATCCGGACGGAATTCGTATCAACACGGGTATTAAATATCACCGTATTACCGGTCCGACCAATGAGAAACAGGTTTATTTAAGAAAAGCGGCTCTGGATAAGGCCGCTGATCATGCCGGGAATTTCCTTTTTAACCGGCAAAAACAAGTTGAATATCTATATGATCTTCTCGGGAAAAAGCCTATTCTGGTCTCTCCGTATGACGCGGAACTTTACGGACATTGGTGGTTTGAAGGCCCGCAGTGGCTGGATTTTCTTATTCGCAAAATTCATTTTGACCAGGATACGCTGCGCATGGTAACGCCTTCAGAATATTTGGCGGAAAATCCGCGCAACCAGGTCGTAACTCCGTCGATGTCGAGCTGGGGCTACAAAGGTTATAGCGAAGTTTGGCTTCAGGGAACGAACGATTGGATCTATCGGCACTTGCATAAAGCATCACAACGCATGACAGAGTTGGCAAAGACGTATAGCAAAAATGGCACCGATGACCTGACAAAACGCGCCTTAAATCAAGCCTTGCGCGAACTGTTATTAGCGCAAAGTTCCGATTGGGCTTTTATTATGGCGACCGGAACGCATGTGGAATATGCCGTCAAACGCACCAAAGAACATTTGTTGCGTTTTACCAATATTTACGAAAGTGTCAAGGCTCATCGTGTTGATCCGATGTGGTTAAGCGACATCGAATATAAAGATAATATATTTCCAGAGATCGATTATCGAGTTCATCAGTAA
- a CDS encoding isoprenyl transferase, protein MPENNLPIHVAIIMDGNGRWAKKRNLPRTSGHLEGVKRVEEITQVANNLGIKVLTLYTFSTENWTRPQDEVSMLMRTLISALNRKVDDLNKGNIKLSWIGKQDGIPEEVFKTIERAMELTKKNTGLILNLAFNYGSRVEILNAVKAVAARVKENDLAAAQITEDIFSRELYTKNLPDPDLLIRTSGEKRISNFLLWQLSYAEFYFTETLWPDFNEAEFKKALDDFKNRERRYGNVPTN, encoded by the coding sequence ATGCCTGAAAATAATTTACCGATACACGTTGCCATCATTATGGACGGCAACGGCCGCTGGGCGAAGAAAAGAAATTTACCGAGAACCAGCGGGCATTTAGAAGGTGTCAAAAGAGTTGAAGAGATCACGCAAGTTGCCAATAACTTAGGCATCAAAGTCTTAACGCTGTATACGTTCTCGACAGAAAATTGGACGCGCCCGCAAGACGAAGTCTCGATGCTGATGCGCACGCTTATTTCAGCTTTAAACCGAAAAGTGGACGATCTAAATAAAGGCAATATTAAGTTGTCATGGATCGGAAAACAAGACGGTATTCCGGAAGAGGTCTTTAAGACCATTGAGCGTGCGATGGAGCTGACGAAGAAAAATACGGGGCTGATATTAAATCTTGCGTTTAATTATGGCAGCCGCGTCGAGATCCTTAACGCGGTTAAAGCGGTTGCGGCGCGCGTTAAAGAAAATGATCTGGCGGCCGCGCAGATCACGGAAGATATTTTTAGCCGGGAACTCTATACGAAAAACTTACCTGATCCCGATCTATTGATCCGGACTTCAGGGGAAAAACGTATCAGCAATTTTTTATTATGGCAGTTGTCTTACGCGGAATTTTATTTCACCGAAACACTTTGGCCGGATTTTAACGAGGCAGAATTCAAAAAAGCCTTGGATGATTTCAAAAACCGGGAACGCCGTTACGGAAACGTTCCTACAAATTAA
- a CDS encoding phosphatidate cytidylyltransferase: protein MVINRTISAVLLIVLAALAVVVDWVFISVIVFLTVGGLYEFFYLIKKKGIPIYSYVGTFIGAMIPLSIYTRFELTKNWELLFTVLAFLIILFMQFTRHDNSNAIAGISTTLFGVLYISWFFSFLIKIRFLLPDIEGVKLLAFLILVTKSGDIGAYLIGNRFGKHPLLPRISPNKSVEGCLGGLAFSLLCAFAAKPFLPASIHFPIWNIFFMGAFFGGVGQLGDLSESLIKRDCNVKDSGKLFPGMGGILDVIDSLLFSAPAFYLYMSAALSTIKG from the coding sequence ATGGTCATTAATCGAACGATCAGCGCAGTACTTCTTATTGTATTAGCCGCATTAGCGGTTGTTGTTGATTGGGTTTTTATCAGCGTGATCGTTTTTTTAACGGTCGGCGGCCTCTACGAATTCTTTTATCTGATCAAAAAGAAGGGAATTCCCATTTATAGCTATGTGGGAACATTCATAGGCGCCATGATCCCGCTTTCGATCTATACGCGTTTTGAACTTACAAAGAATTGGGAATTACTGTTTACGGTTTTGGCATTTTTGATCATTCTTTTTATGCAATTTACTCGGCATGATAATAGCAATGCGATCGCCGGGATTTCGACAACACTTTTCGGAGTTCTGTATATTTCTTGGTTCTTTAGTTTTTTGATCAAGATCAGATTCCTTTTGCCCGATATAGAAGGCGTTAAACTTTTGGCCTTTCTTATTTTGGTGACAAAGTCCGGTGATATCGGAGCTTATTTGATCGGCAACCGTTTTGGAAAACATCCGCTGTTGCCGCGCATTAGTCCTAATAAATCCGTAGAAGGTTGTTTGGGTGGATTGGCCTTTAGTCTTTTATGCGCCTTTGCGGCGAAGCCGTTTTTGCCGGCCTCCATTCATTTTCCTATTTGGAATATTTTCTTTATGGGGGCATTTTTTGGCGGAGTCGGCCAGTTGGGCGATTTGTCCGAATCGCTGATCAAGCGTGACTGCAATGTGAAAGATTCCGGGAAGTTATTCCCGGGTATGGGCGGTATCTTAGACGTGATCGATAGTTTGCTTTTCTCGGCACCGGCTTTTTATCTTTATATGAGCGCAGCATTAAGCACTATTAAGGGATGA
- a CDS encoding 1-deoxy-D-xylulose-5-phosphate reductoisomerase, whose product MKLIRVAILGSTGSIGINALKVIERFPERFKVTALTAYNNFGLLEKQVRKFAPSHVAVGSSGRKYFKKHLNLKKVKLYDADEQISEIAALKEVDIVVLAIRGSAALLPFLSAAQAGKRIAPANKEALVIAGGLIVKEVKKYGASIIPIDSEQSAIFQCLQGRGKNELKKIYLTASGGPLCDIKKNRFSRLSVREVLRHPRWKMGKKITVDSATLMNKGFEVLEARWLFDVDVKNIDVVVHPEAVIHSMVEFNDGSILAQLGITDMRLPIQYALTYPDRLASGLKQIDFFKLAKLTFKKPDLNKFPALSLAFYAAKKGETYPCALNAANEEAVDAFLNGYLNFSKIYGVVEKVVLAHRPVKDPGLHDINLADQWARDKARTLIFSGRSQARKNS is encoded by the coding sequence ATGAAATTAATAAGAGTTGCGATATTAGGGTCAACCGGATCTATCGGGATCAATGCGCTAAAGGTTATTGAACGGTTTCCCGAACGATTTAAAGTTACGGCGTTAACGGCATACAATAATTTTGGCTTACTGGAAAAGCAAGTAAGGAAATTTGCTCCTTCTCATGTTGCGGTCGGCTCTTCGGGGCGTAAGTATTTCAAGAAACATCTGAATCTTAAAAAAGTAAAACTTTATGATGCGGATGAACAAATCTCTGAGATTGCCGCGCTCAAGGAAGTGGATATTGTTGTTTTGGCCATACGAGGAAGCGCGGCGTTGCTGCCGTTTTTAAGTGCGGCGCAAGCCGGCAAAAGGATCGCGCCGGCCAATAAGGAAGCCTTAGTTATCGCGGGCGGCCTTATTGTCAAGGAAGTAAAAAAGTACGGCGCATCCATTATTCCGATTGACAGCGAACAAAGTGCTATTTTTCAGTGTTTGCAAGGGCGCGGTAAAAATGAATTAAAGAAAATTTATCTGACGGCATCCGGCGGCCCTTTGTGCGATATCAAGAAAAATCGATTTAGCCGATTATCTGTTAGGGAAGTTTTGCGTCATCCGCGCTGGAAAATGGGAAAAAAGATCACGGTTGATTCCGCTACGCTCATGAACAAAGGATTTGAAGTTTTGGAAGCGCGCTGGCTTTTTGATGTTGATGTGAAGAATATTGACGTTGTTGTTCATCCCGAGGCCGTTATTCATTCCATGGTTGAATTTAACGATGGGTCGATCTTAGCGCAGTTAGGGATCACGGATATGCGGCTTCCTATTCAATATGCTTTGACGTATCCAGATCGGCTTGCCAGCGGCCTTAAACAAATTGATTTTTTCAAATTAGCAAAGCTGACATTTAAAAAACCGGATCTTAATAAATTTCCAGCGCTGTCATTGGCATTTTACGCGGCGAAAAAAGGCGAGACTTATCCGTGCGCGCTTAATGCCGCTAATGAAGAAGCCGTCGACGCGTTTCTTAACGGTTATTTGAATTTTTCGAAGATATACGGCGTTGTGGAGAAAGTAGTTTTAGCTCATCGTCCGGTCAAAGATCCCGGTTTGCATGATATTAACTTGGCAGATCAATGGGCGCGGGATAAAGCGAGAACACTTATATTTAGCGGCCGTTCACAGGCAAGAAAAAATAGTTAA
- the rseP gene encoding RIP metalloprotease RseP — protein MSILIFLIVLSILIIVHELGHFATAKSLGVKVERFAVGFGPKLFSFMFHGTEFAVCLIPLGGYVKMSGDERSEHKGEAHEYYSKPPGHRALIVLMGPVVNYVLALVCFYFVFLFGYPTLSAKVGELIKDYPAQSAGLEVNDQILRINNKEIKSWEDLQQYISTSKESELNFVFLRDGKEKQLVVKPSVEELTNIFGQKERIRVVGIRPQEEIIVLKHGAGESVVKSFERLGEITVTTYKALYRIATGAMSAKDSMTGPIGIFYIIKKAAEMGLSYLLYVMAIISASLAIFNLLPLPVLDGGHLFLLGIEKVRGKPLSNKADEALSRVGLSLILCLAAFVFYSDLIRYGWLDKIMGLWRHLGL, from the coding sequence ATGAGTATTTTGATTTTCCTTATTGTCTTAAGCATTTTGATCATTGTTCATGAGCTTGGACACTTTGCGACCGCGAAATCTTTGGGTGTGAAAGTTGAGCGGTTTGCTGTTGGTTTCGGGCCTAAGTTATTTTCCTTTATGTTTCACGGAACTGAGTTTGCTGTTTGCCTTATTCCTCTGGGCGGCTATGTGAAGATGTCCGGCGATGAGCGCAGCGAACATAAAGGAGAAGCTCACGAATATTATTCGAAACCACCCGGCCACAGAGCCTTGATCGTTTTGATGGGCCCGGTGGTCAACTATGTTTTAGCTCTGGTGTGTTTTTATTTTGTTTTTTTATTCGGATATCCTACGCTTTCGGCGAAAGTTGGGGAATTGATCAAAGATTATCCGGCACAAAGCGCGGGCCTTGAGGTCAATGACCAGATCCTTCGTATTAATAATAAAGAGATCAAGAGCTGGGAAGACCTGCAGCAGTATATTTCTACCTCTAAAGAATCCGAATTGAATTTTGTTTTCTTAAGAGACGGAAAAGAGAAACAGCTTGTTGTTAAGCCGAGTGTTGAAGAACTTACCAATATTTTCGGGCAGAAAGAGCGAATTCGTGTTGTCGGTATTCGCCCTCAGGAAGAGATCATCGTTCTTAAACATGGAGCGGGAGAATCGGTTGTAAAATCATTCGAGCGGTTAGGGGAAATTACGGTTACGACGTATAAAGCGCTATATCGGATCGCGACAGGTGCGATGTCGGCTAAGGATTCCATGACGGGGCCGATCGGGATTTTTTATATTATTAAAAAAGCCGCCGAAATGGGGCTGTCTTATCTTTTATATGTCATGGCGATCATTAGCGCGAGTTTAGCAATTTTTAATCTCTTGCCGTTGCCGGTTTTAGACGGCGGGCATCTTTTTTTGCTTGGTATCGAAAAGGTGCGCGGCAAACCTTTGTCAAATAAAGCGGACGAGGCATTAAGCCGTGTTGGGCTTAGCCTGATCCTTTGCTTGGCTGCTTTTGTCTTTTATAGTGACCTGATCCGCTATGGTTGGTTGGATAAAATTATGGGGCTATGGCGACACTTAGGATTATAA